The nucleotide sequence TGCAGATAGAATTACGAATACTGTCCAAATTCTTTTTGTATTTGATGCGTGTGCTGCCATTTTAATTTTTTTTAACCAATTATACTAAATAGAAGAATGTAAATACAAACACCCATACTAAATCTACAAAGTGCCAGTACAATCCAACTTTTTCAACCATTTCATAGCTTTTTCTTTTTTCGTAAGTTCCTAACAATACATTAAAGAAAATAATGATGTTTAAAAGAACCCCTACCGAAACGTGGAATCCGTGGAACCCAGTTATAAAGAAAAATAAGTTTGCAAATGTTTTGTGACCGTATTCGTTACGAATTAAGTTGGCCCCTTCTACTACATACACAAAATCGTTAGCTCTTTTTAAAGTCTCCTCGCGAGATAAAACCACTTTTTTGTGTTTGTTACCTTCTACAGTATATTGTGTTCTGATAAAAACATTCGGATTTTTTTCTAAACCTGCTTTTACCTGGCTTAACGAAACCGATGTATCAGCACCGCCTTTCATACCCCAAACACCTTTACTTTTGGTTAAAGCGGCATCTTCTCTTACAAGCGATGTATCAGCAAAATCGGCTAATGCCAAACGCTTACCATCTTTATCAACAAACTGTAAAATTTCGCCTCCTTTTGTTTCAACTGCACCGTAAGTTCCGCTGATGAAGTTTTTCCATTCCCAGGCTTGAGACCCTACGAAAATTAAACCACCTACAATGGTTAATAACATATAAACAGCTACTTTCTTTTTTTTCAGTTGATGACCTGCATCTACCGCCAGTACCATTGTTACCGATGAAAAGATTAAGATAAATGTCATTAATGCCACGTAATACATTGGTGCATTTACACCGTGTAAAAACGGAAAGTGGTTAAATACCTCATCGGCAATTGGCCAAGAATCCATAAACTTGAATCTTGTAAAACCGTAAGATGCAAGGAATCCTGCAAAAGTTAATGAATCTGATAATATGAAATACCACATCATCATTTTTCCGTAGCTTGCTCCAAGAGGTTGAATGTCTTCTCCTCCGTTCCAAATTTTTTCTTTACTGGCTGCTGTAGTAACTGTCGCTCCCATAAAAAGTTTAAATGTTAAAAAGTTCCCAAATTTACGTCTTTTTTCTTTTAAAGAAAAGCAAAAAGATTATTTGTAAAAAGTAAAAAATAAAAACAAATACAACCACAAGAAACCTAGAAAGTGCCAAAACATCGCACTTAACTCAATTCCAAGCGTTTGAGTTGCATTATATTTTTGTTTATAATGATTATAAATTACAATTAATAACGAAATTAACCCACCAACTAAATGGGCAATGTGTACCAATACCACTATATACAAAAATGATGTGGTAATAGTACTGTAACTTCCCGTGAAATAATATCCGGCTGTAATTACCTGATTAAAGCCCTGAAATTGCAAAAACACAAACAGCAAACCTAAAATTAGTGTAGTACTTAACATTAAGGTTGTTGTTGAACGGTTGTTTTTTTGAATGGCTTTTTTTGCCAGATGAAAAGTGATACTGCTTAAAACAATTACAATGGTACTCCATAAAAACGTCTGTGGCAATTGAAAATCTTTCAACCAGTCGGGGCGACTTTTACTAATTACGTAAGCACTTGTTAATCCTGCAAAAATCATTACAATACTTGCCATACCCAAGATAAGCATTGTTTTATACGATTTTGCTTTTTGTAACTGTTCTTTGTTTACTGCTTCAACATTCATTATCGTATGAATTTATCTAAAATAAAAATAATCTGTATTAATGTAATATAAGTTACGCTGATAAGCATTAGTGTTTTTGCCGATTTATCGGTTTGTTTACGGTATAATTGCACACCTCCGTACAGCATCCACAAGCCTGCTGCCAACACAAAAACCGCTGCTACCGGTGATAAATACAAACGACCTGTGTAACCTGTTGCAGGCAACAAAGAAGCTATAATTAACCAAACACAGTATAAAATAACCTGTAATGCCGTTTTTTTATCTTTTTTGCGAGTGGGTAATAAATAAAACCCCCCTTTTTCGTAATCGTTATACAAGAACCAACCCAATGCCCAGAAATGGGGAAACTGCCAAAAAAACTGAATTAAAAACAGCATTCCGGCTTCGATACCAAACTGATCGGTATGTGCAACCCAACCCAACATAAAAGGAATTGCCCCCGGAAAAGCCCCTACAAAAACAGCTAATGGCGTTAATGGTTTTAAAGGTGTGTAAACACTGGTATATAAAAAGATAGAAATTGCCCCAAACATAGCCGTTTTAGGGCTAACAATATAAAGAATTACCAAGCCTACAATTGTTAAAAGCGATGCTAATACAAATGCGTTGTTTGTAGAAACCCGCCCTGATGCTACCGGTCGTTTTTTTGTACGATCCATTTTTGCATCTAAATCTTTTTCAATGATTTGATTAAAAGCGTTTGATGCACCAACCATACAATATCCGCCCACGGCAAGCATTAGTAAAACTTTATAACTAATTTGCTGCCAATCTTCTACCGCCAACAAATATCCTGCTAAAGTAGAAAATACCACGCTAAAAGCCAAACCTGCCTTAGTTATGGTTTTAAACTCGGATATCGCTGAAGTTTTCATTGTTGTTGAAGTTGCTTCCAAAATAACTTGTTTGTTAATGAAATTGGTTTGCAAATATACTTTAAAAAAAACTTAAAACTAACTATTTACTGTTTTATAATGTTAAACAAAACTCAATATTGGTCATTTTTTCTTATTTGCGACTATCACTTTTTCTGGGGTTTTGTGTTACTAAATTTAAAGAACCTTAAAAAACTCCCATTTAGTTTACTTCATAAATCACATAAACATATCCCAAATAAGTGTCAAAAAGGGTTTTAAAAATGTAATAATATGTTCCTGTTGGTAATTTCCTGTTGTTTTTATCCTGCCCTTTCCACTGATCTACATAACCTTCGCCGTGGTAATAAACTTCCATTCCGTATCGATTGAAAATTTTCACTTCAATTGGATTAAAAATTTCAAGATTAAACCCATCGTTCATACCGTCGCCATTAGGAGAAATTCCTTTAGGAACCACACAATCATTCACTTGTAACTCAATAATATTATCGCACCATAAATCGCTTGTTCCGCTTGCCCTGATATAAACAATGTACGGAAAACTTGGTGGTTGGTAATTAGCTGTATTTAAAATTTCGTTTCTATTTTCTTCTGCACCGCTTTTGGTTTCAAAAAACTTCAATGCAATTTCATCTGTATAAGGAAACATTCGGGATAAAAGAATTTGTGCCAAAGTTAAATTTACTTCTAACGGCTTATCTTTGTAATTACAAATCATTAAAGGTTCTTCTAATTCGGCAAAAGGTTTCATTTGTGCGGTAAGTTTAAATGAAGTGATATTGGCACAACCTGTTGTGTTATCTTCTACCCGAACCCAGATGGTTTGTGAGCTATGGCTTTTTATATCATACGATTGTATGTTTTTTATACTTTTAATGCCGGCAGTTGCATTTTCTTTGCTTTCGTGAAAAGTAATGGTTACGTTGTTACTTGTGCTTGCCTGGTTTTGTTTTGAGGTTAAATCAAAAGTAACGGTTCCTATTTCATCCTCATCGCAAGCAACCATATCGGTTGGTTTATTAACTTCGGGGCCTTCTATCAGTTGTATCTTTTCAGTATCTTCGTTATTGTTTTCATCAATTTCTATAACCATTCCGGTTTTAGTTCCATCGTCATCAACACGGGCAGTTAATGTAAAATTGTTCTCAATGGTTTCGGGAATAGTCAACGTAATGGTTCCCTGTTCAAATTCATTAATATTAATATTTTTTTTAGTTTGTGTTGTACCCACTAAAACGTCGTCGGCATAAAATGCTATGGGAGTTTTTGCAACCAATTTTCCGGTAGAGTTAGAATTATATACTGTGTAATCAACCTGTATTTTTCTGCTGTTACATTCTATGTCTGCCCCATTAATTTCAATGGTTGCATCTGCAAAAAGACTACTTAATGCAACTACTATGTTGTTTACAATAACCAAATCTTGTCCTGTTTTTACCTGAACGGTCATTGAAGTATCTCCTAACGAAAGTACATTTCCTATTTGAAAATAATCAAGATCCATATTCCACAGATTTGATGAATTGGTAAACGTATTGGTACAGTTAAAAACATTATTTGATGGATTTAAGGGCGGATTGCTCATTAGTTTGCCATTAATTCGCAACTCTTCTGTTATCGCTATGTTTTCATCTCCTTCCCAGGCTAAAAAACCTACTTTGGCATTTGTGGTATTGGTTACTTCTAATCCGTTTAAAGTAACTGACACACTGGCTCCCGAGCCATCTGCAATTTGAAAACCTTCATATACGCTTACTACCCTGTTAGGTAAAGTTAAATCTTCATATACAATAACAATCGACCATCCGGCATAATTACTACCTGTTGGGCAATAAGGCGGTATAACGTTGGTTAAATCTAAATCGGATAATGTATAGGTGCCACTTCCTATGGTTTTAACCAGATTGGTTACATCGGCAAACGCTCCAAAAAAAGGAAGATTGGTTTGAGAGGCCGTTACCGTAAATGTTCTTTGTGCTGTTATTGGCGTACCATTTAATTGCACGTTTAAATCGGCTTCAACCAAACTACCTGATCCCGACCAATATAAAAATGCCGCTTGAATATTTTGAGGTGCATTTATATTTAATACTGCACTTGACTGGGTTAAAATGGTACACGGACCACCGGTACCGTTCGCAACTGTATTCATCGTATTGCCAATCATATAAAAATCGTAGTTGCCTGTATATTGTTTAAACAACGATACTGGCTGACTATGTGCTACAATGCCCGTTAAAAGAATGAAAATTCGTAGTATTTTTACCATAACAGAAAAAGTTTCAATAAAAATACAAAAAAAAATAGCAATCAGTTAATCAAACAAATACTCTTTATATTCTACATTATTTTGTTTAATTAAATAAAAAATCTACCCTGCACTTTGAACAATCAAGGTATCTTTTGATTGCCCAAACTTATAAGGAATTTGGTATTCTGTGATATTTTGAAAATTTTTCGGATTGTAACTTTCTTCATATACGGATTTGATAAACTGTCGTTATTATACCAATACAACCTATCTTTTTTATTGTAATGATTAAAGAGAGTCCCCATCAGATGATTTATTTAAAAACCGTTAATATTCATTATCTAAAAAAAGTATTTCATCTGGACTAATTCCTACCCAACCTTGCGATATTCCAATGTCGTTGTTCTGCTTTATTGAATTGGGAGGATAAACACCTTCTAACTTCCAAAAACCTTGTAAATCTGCAGATTTGGATTTTATTTTATAATCGCTTAAAAGATCATCAATTTCGTTATTACAGCTAAATAGGGCAAAAACGGTTGTTAAAAAATAGTATTTTTTTCATTTATCTTACTTCTTTAATTAAGTAAACGTATCCTGAAATTGTTTCAAAATTGGTAGCAAATACATAATAATACGTACCAGTTGGTAATTTTCTGTTGTTTTTATCTTGCCCTATCCATTGATTAGTATAGCCTTTACCGTGCTTATAAACTTCGGTACCGTATCTATTATAAATTTTAAGTTCGTTGAGATCGTAAATACTCAGATCAAAACCATCATTCTGCCCATCAGAATTTGCCGAAACTCCTTTTTGAACAGGGCAATCTCTTGTTAAATCAATATGGGTTTTTGAAAAGTTATTTTCTTCATCAATTTCATAAACAACTCCTTTTCCAGTTCCAAGATCATCTACAACAGCAACTAAATCAAAACGATACCCAAATTTTTTAGGAATATCTAAAGTAATCATTTGTGTAATTTCGCTTCCTTCTGCAACCTCTTCATCTGTTTTAGCAGTCCCTATCAGCTCATTATTAATATAAAATGCTATAGGGGTATCTTTTTTTAATGGGTGATTACCTTTATGGTTTGCAATAGTATAATTTACATCAACTACTCTTGTGTAACAGTAATTTTTATAACTATCTAAAGTCATTGTAGCGTCAGGAAAAACACTGTAAACGGAAAGTACTATTGTGTTGAAGAAAACTACATCGACAGCTGTCGTTACTTTAATATCTAAAACAGTGTCATCTACTTCTACATAACTGCTTAAATCGTACTCATCTAAATCCATATTCCACATTTCTGTAGAATTAGAATAGGTATTTGTACAGTTAAAAGCATTATTTGCAGGGTTCAATGTATTAAAAACAGTTATGTTATTAATTAATAATTCTTCACCAGAAGCCAAAGAAGCATCCCCTTCCCAAGCTAAAAATGATATCTTTGAATTTGCTGTATTTGTAATTCTAAAACCGTCTAAAACAATATTTATAATCGGATTACTTGTATCTAAACTTTCAAAACCATCATAAATTGCAACTAAATTATCTTCAATATCCAAATCTTCATAAACAACAACCATTGCCCAGCCAACATAATTACCACCACAGTATCTTGGCATGTGTTTTGTTAAATCTAAATCGGATAAAATATAGGTTCCACTACCCGATTTAGAAACGATTGAGGTAACATCTGAAAAAGCAGAAAAATATCCTGCTGTTTTTTGAGCATCAATAAACATATAATTAGTTCGTTCAGATTGAACCTCAACATCATTTAACATTACACTTAAATCAGCCTCTTTTTCTGTACCATTTCCGGACCAATATAAATAAGCCGCAACAACCTGCTTGTTATTATTTAAATTTAAAATAGCCGAAGATTCTGTTAATATTTCACAAGAATTTGAATCTCCATTGGCTTTAACATTCATCGTATTACCCAACATAGTAAAATCATAACTACCGTAAAATTGTTTGTACAAGGCTACTTTTTGAGAATAACCAGAAAAACAAATAAGTAGAAGAATGTAGTAAAGTGTATTTTTTAGCATTTTTAATATATTTGAAAATTTATTGCAAAATATAAATTTTCAAATAATATTCACATAAAAAAATATATTTTCATTAATTTTTCTTTTTAA is from Flavobacterium dauae and encodes:
- the cyoE gene encoding heme o synthase, which produces MKTSAISEFKTITKAGLAFSVVFSTLAGYLLAVEDWQQISYKVLLMLAVGGYCMVGASNAFNQIIEKDLDAKMDRTKKRPVASGRVSTNNAFVLASLLTIVGLVILYIVSPKTAMFGAISIFLYTSVYTPLKPLTPLAVFVGAFPGAIPFMLGWVAHTDQFGIEAGMLFLIQFFWQFPHFWALGWFLYNDYEKGGFYLLPTRKKDKKTALQVILYCVWLIIASLLPATGYTGRLYLSPVAAVFVLAAGLWMLYGGVQLYRKQTDKSAKTLMLISVTYITLIQIIFILDKFIR
- a CDS encoding cytochrome c oxidase subunit 3 — protein: MGATVTTAASKEKIWNGGEDIQPLGASYGKMMMWYFILSDSLTFAGFLASYGFTRFKFMDSWPIADEVFNHFPFLHGVNAPMYYVALMTFILIFSSVTMVLAVDAGHQLKKKKVAVYMLLTIVGGLIFVGSQAWEWKNFISGTYGAVETKGGEILQFVDKDGKRLALADFADTSLVREDAALTKSKGVWGMKGGADTSVSLSQVKAGLEKNPNVFIRTQYTVEGNKHKKVVLSREETLKRANDFVYVVEGANLIRNEYGHKTFANLFFFITGFHGFHVSVGVLLNIIIFFNVLLGTYEKRKSYEMVEKVGLYWHFVDLVWVFVFTFFYLV
- a CDS encoding gliding motility-associated C-terminal domain-containing protein — its product is MLKNTLYYILLLICFSGYSQKVALYKQFYGSYDFTMLGNTMNVKANGDSNSCEILTESSAILNLNNNKQVVAAYLYWSGNGTEKEADLSVMLNDVEVQSERTNYMFIDAQKTAGYFSAFSDVTSIVSKSGSGTYILSDLDLTKHMPRYCGGNYVGWAMVVVYEDLDIEDNLVAIYDGFESLDTSNPIINIVLDGFRITNTANSKISFLAWEGDASLASGEELLINNITVFNTLNPANNAFNCTNTYSNSTEMWNMDLDEYDLSSYVEVDDTVLDIKVTTAVDVVFFNTIVLSVYSVFPDATMTLDSYKNYCYTRVVDVNYTIANHKGNHPLKKDTPIAFYINNELIGTAKTDEEVAEGSEITQMITLDIPKKFGYRFDLVAVVDDLGTGKGVVYEIDEENNFSKTHIDLTRDCPVQKGVSANSDGQNDGFDLSIYDLNELKIYNRYGTEVYKHGKGYTNQWIGQDKNNRKLPTGTYYYVFATNFETISGYVYLIKEVR
- a CDS encoding gliding motility-associated C-terminal domain-containing protein; translation: MVKILRIFILLTGIVAHSQPVSLFKQYTGNYDFYMIGNTMNTVANGTGGPCTILTQSSAVLNINAPQNIQAAFLYWSGSGSLVEADLNVQLNGTPITAQRTFTVTASQTNLPFFGAFADVTNLVKTIGSGTYTLSDLDLTNVIPPYCPTGSNYAGWSIVIVYEDLTLPNRVVSVYEGFQIADGSGASVSVTLNGLEVTNTTNAKVGFLAWEGDENIAITEELRINGKLMSNPPLNPSNNVFNCTNTFTNSSNLWNMDLDYFQIGNVLSLGDTSMTVQVKTGQDLVIVNNIVVALSSLFADATIEINGADIECNSRKIQVDYTVYNSNSTGKLVAKTPIAFYADDVLVGTTQTKKNININEFEQGTITLTIPETIENNFTLTARVDDDGTKTGMVIEIDENNNEDTEKIQLIEGPEVNKPTDMVACDEDEIGTVTFDLTSKQNQASTSNNVTITFHESKENATAGIKSIKNIQSYDIKSHSSQTIWVRVEDNTTGCANITSFKLTAQMKPFAELEEPLMICNYKDKPLEVNLTLAQILLSRMFPYTDEIALKFFETKSGAEENRNEILNTANYQPPSFPYIVYIRASGTSDLWCDNIIELQVNDCVVPKGISPNGDGMNDGFNLEIFNPIEVKIFNRYGMEVYYHGEGYVDQWKGQDKNNRKLPTGTYYYIFKTLFDTYLGYVYVIYEVN
- a CDS encoding cytochrome c oxidase subunit 3, translating into MNVEAVNKEQLQKAKSYKTMLILGMASIVMIFAGLTSAYVISKSRPDWLKDFQLPQTFLWSTIVIVLSSITFHLAKKAIQKNNRSTTTLMLSTTLILGLLFVFLQFQGFNQVITAGYYFTGSYSTITTSFLYIVVLVHIAHLVGGLISLLIVIYNHYKQKYNATQTLGIELSAMFWHFLGFLWLYLFLFFTFYK